A region from the Nostoc sp. HK-01 genome encodes:
- a CDS encoding PHP-like protein: MVMNCTRTSTSCELLKQVFQKIDAQSCPKVFNFHMHTVHSDGRLQPSALMEQAIAIGLEGLAITDHHNIGGYLAAQAWLEDWKWKNPHSNIPYLWSGTEINANLLDNEVHILAYAFEPSHSSIKPYLQKSAVTGIEYQAVNVIAAIHEAGGLAVLAHPARYRRSHFDLIAAAAEHGIDGVESFYAYNNPSPWKPSPTESQQVQQLASDYGLFNTCGTDTHGLNLLQRL, translated from the coding sequence ATGGTTATGAATTGTACGCGGACATCGACTTCTTGCGAACTTTTAAAACAAGTATTCCAGAAGATTGATGCCCAAAGCTGTCCGAAAGTATTTAATTTTCACATGCACACCGTTCATTCAGACGGAAGGTTGCAGCCTAGTGCATTGATGGAACAAGCGATCGCTATTGGCTTAGAAGGATTAGCCATTACTGACCATCATAATATTGGTGGCTATTTAGCAGCGCAAGCTTGGTTAGAAGACTGGAAGTGGAAAAATCCTCACAGTAACATTCCTTATTTATGGAGTGGTACAGAAATCAATGCTAACCTTTTGGATAATGAGGTTCACATTTTAGCTTATGCCTTTGAGCCAAGTCACTCTAGCATTAAACCTTACTTGCAAAAAAGTGCTGTCACAGGTATAGAATATCAAGCAGTCAACGTAATTGCGGCGATTCATGAAGCTGGTGGACTAGCAGTTTTAGCGCATCCCGCGCGTTACAGGCGATCGCATTTTGATTTAATTGCGGCTGCGGCTGAACATGGTATTGATGGTGTGGAAAGTTTCTACGCTTATAATAACCCCAGCCCGTGGAAACCAAGCCCGACAGAATCACAACAAGTGCAACAATTAGCTAGTGATTATGGCTTGTTCAATACCTGTGGTACTGATACTCATGGTTTAAATTTACTCCAGCGATTGTAA
- a CDS encoding phosphoribosylformylglycinamidine cyclo-ligase codes for MDYRDAGVDVEAGRAFVDQIRNLVHSTFRPEVLGGLGGFGGCFQLPTGYKEPVLVSGTDGVGTKLKIAQILNRHDSVGIDLVAMCVNDVLTSGAEPLFFLDYVATGKLDKEQLTQVVAGIAAGCKLAGCALLGGETAEMPGFYQVGEYDLAGFCVGIVEKSQMLDGSQVQVGDVAIALASTGVHSNGISLVRKIVSDGGFAWSDSPDLLAGETIGEAFLQPTRIYVKPVLAARQAGIEIHGMAHITGGGLPENLPRCLGKNQTIKINPNSWKIPATFQWLAEVGAVSDEAMFNTFNMGIGFVLLIPPQQVEQTISFFTSQNIPAFAIGEVIPGAGTLEGLFS; via the coding sequence ATGGATTATCGGGATGCAGGGGTTGATGTTGAGGCTGGTAGAGCCTTTGTCGATCAAATTCGCAATTTGGTTCATAGCACCTTTAGGCCAGAAGTACTCGGCGGACTAGGTGGTTTTGGCGGTTGCTTTCAACTACCCACAGGTTACAAAGAACCTGTGCTGGTTTCGGGAACGGATGGTGTAGGTACAAAGCTAAAAATTGCCCAAATTCTCAATCGTCACGATAGTGTGGGGATTGATTTAGTCGCTATGTGCGTGAATGATGTGCTGACATCTGGTGCAGAACCCCTGTTTTTTTTAGATTATGTCGCCACAGGTAAGTTAGATAAAGAGCAGTTAACCCAGGTAGTAGCAGGGATAGCTGCTGGCTGCAAACTAGCTGGTTGTGCCTTATTAGGCGGAGAAACGGCAGAAATGCCTGGTTTTTACCAAGTCGGGGAATATGACTTGGCTGGGTTTTGCGTGGGAATTGTCGAAAAAAGTCAGATGTTGGATGGTTCTCAGGTACAAGTGGGAGATGTAGCGATCGCTCTAGCTAGTACTGGTGTACACAGTAATGGTATCAGCTTAGTCCGCAAGATTGTCAGTGATGGGGGTTTTGCTTGGAGCGATAGCCCAGATTTATTAGCTGGTGAAACTATTGGAGAAGCTTTTCTCCAACCTACGCGCATTTATGTCAAACCAGTTCTCGCCGCCCGTCAAGCTGGTATAGAAATTCATGGGATGGCGCATATTACAGGTGGCGGTTTACCAGAAAATTTACCCAGATGTTTAGGTAAAAATCAAACAATTAAAATTAACCCCAACAGTTGGAAAATTCCTGCTACATTTCAATGGTTAGCGGAAGTCGGTGCAGTAAGCGACGAAGCAATGTTTAATACATTCAATATGGGGATTGGATTTGTGCTGTTAATACCGCCTCAGCAAGTAGAACAAACAATTTCCTTTTTTACATCACAAAATATTCCCGCCTTTGCAATTGGTGAGGTAATTCCTGGTGCAGGTACACTGGAGGGATTATTTAGTTAA
- a CDS encoding manganese and iron superoxide dismutase, with amino-acid sequence MAFTQPPLPFDINALEPYGMKAETFEYHYGKHHKAYVDNLNKLTENTELANKSLEEVIQISFKDSSKAGIFNNAAQVWNHTFFWNSLKPGGGGAPTGELASRIEKDFGSFDKFKEEFSNAAATQFGSGWAWLVDDGGTLKVIKTPNAENPLAHGKKALLTLDVWEHAYYIDFRNARPAFIKNFLDQLVNWDFVAENLAKA; translated from the coding sequence ATGGCATTTACACAGCCCCCCTTACCCTTTGACATTAATGCTCTAGAGCCGTATGGCATGAAAGCTGAGACCTTCGAGTATCACTATGGTAAGCATCATAAAGCTTATGTCGATAACCTCAACAAGCTAACCGAAAATACAGAACTTGCTAATAAGTCTCTAGAAGAAGTTATCCAAATATCCTTTAAAGATTCTTCCAAAGCAGGTATTTTCAACAATGCTGCTCAAGTTTGGAACCACACCTTTTTTTGGAATAGCTTGAAGCCAGGTGGTGGCGGCGCACCCACTGGTGAACTCGCAAGCAGAATTGAAAAAGACTTTGGTAGCTTCGACAAATTCAAAGAAGAGTTCTCGAATGCGGCTGCTACTCAGTTTGGTAGTGGTTGGGCTTGGTTAGTTGATGATGGTGGTACTCTTAAGGTAATTAAAACACCTAACGCTGAGAACCCCTTAGCCCACGGCAAAAAAGCATTGCTCACCCTTGACGTTTGGGAACATGCTTATTACATCGACTTCCGCAATGCTCGTCCTGCATTCATTAAGAATTTCTTAGATCAGTTAGTCAACTGGGACTTCGTTGCAGAAAATCTGGCTAAAGCATAA
- a CDS encoding cytidylate kinase: protein MRLLTTVAALRCYLNKLRSQSQLTLPEDLVADEMSSWDRTAVGLVPTMGGLHQGHLNLIKRARQENSTVIVSIFVNPLQFGPNEDYARYPRTLEQDQKLCEDAGVDAIFAPTPEVMGVPAKNIQESLMTQVIPPSAMILGLCGRSRLGHFQGVATIVTKLLNLVQPDRAYFGQKDGQQLAIIQRLVADLNLPVEIVACPTVREASGLAFSSRNQYLSATEKEQAAVLYRGLKKAEAAFKSGVRNSNQLIAVVQQEVAKVSTVFLEYIELVEPTTLMSLETIEEEGMLAIAARLGSTRLIDNTILRDRQPIIAIDGPAGAGKSTVARQVAAELGLVYLDTGAMYRAMTWLVVQKGIALDDECAIAELAHTCNIELTPSSDLKSPVRVWIDDVDITQEIRTVEVTSKVSAIAAQSAVRQALVKQQQNWGKKGGLVAEGRDIGSHVFPDAEVKIFLTASVTERARRRQQDFKKQGQPEVSLEQLERDIAERDWKDSTRKVSPLQKAADAVELQTDGMNISEVAAQIINYFHQRLSQW from the coding sequence GTGCGCCTGTTGACAACAGTCGCAGCTTTACGCTGCTATTTAAATAAACTTCGCTCGCAAAGCCAACTGACATTACCAGAAGATCTGGTCGCAGATGAAATGAGCAGTTGGGATCGGACAGCCGTCGGTTTGGTACCGACAATGGGGGGTTTGCATCAAGGTCATTTAAACTTAATCAAACGAGCAAGGCAAGAAAACTCAACGGTGATTGTCAGTATTTTTGTCAATCCCTTGCAATTTGGCCCTAACGAAGATTATGCACGTTATCCGCGAACTTTAGAGCAAGACCAAAAATTATGTGAAGACGCGGGAGTTGATGCGATTTTTGCTCCTACTCCGGAAGTGATGGGAGTACCCGCGAAAAATATACAAGAATCTTTGATGACCCAAGTCATCCCACCATCTGCTATGATACTAGGTTTGTGTGGACGTTCTCGGCTAGGTCACTTTCAGGGTGTAGCAACGATTGTGACGAAGCTTTTGAACTTAGTACAGCCTGATCGCGCCTACTTTGGGCAAAAAGATGGTCAGCAACTGGCAATTATTCAACGACTAGTGGCTGATTTAAATTTGCCAGTAGAAATTGTTGCTTGTCCGACAGTCCGAGAAGCGTCAGGTTTAGCTTTTAGTTCTCGCAATCAATATTTGAGTGCGACAGAAAAAGAGCAAGCAGCAGTTTTATATCGAGGATTAAAAAAAGCTGAAGCTGCTTTTAAATCTGGTGTGCGTAACAGCAATCAGTTAATAGCAGTGGTACAACAAGAAGTGGCTAAGGTGAGTACTGTTTTCTTGGAATATATTGAATTGGTTGAACCGACTACGTTAATGTCATTAGAAACAATTGAGGAGGAAGGAATGCTGGCGATCGCAGCTCGTCTTGGTTCTACACGTTTGATTGATAATACCATCTTGCGCGATCGCCAACCCATCATCGCTATTGATGGGCCAGCCGGAGCCGGAAAATCTACGGTAGCACGCCAAGTAGCAGCAGAACTAGGGCTAGTTTATTTAGATACAGGTGCTATGTACAGAGCGATGACTTGGCTAGTAGTCCAAAAAGGCATTGCTTTGGATGATGAATGTGCGATCGCCGAATTAGCTCATACTTGTAACATTGAACTTACACCCAGTTCAGATTTAAAATCTCCTGTGCGGGTTTGGATTGATGATGTCGATATTACCCAAGAAATTCGCACAGTTGAGGTAACATCTAAAGTATCTGCGATCGCCGCCCAAAGTGCTGTGCGTCAGGCCTTAGTTAAACAGCAACAAAACTGGGGTAAAAAAGGTGGTTTAGTCGCCGAAGGCCGGGACATTGGTAGCCATGTCTTCCCCGATGCTGAAGTGAAAATCTTTTTAACCGCATCAGTAACCGAACGCGCTCGTCGTCGTCAACAAGACTTTAAAAAACAAGGTCAACCCGAAGTTAGTCTAGAACAACTAGAACGGGACATCGCCGAACGCGATTGGAAAGATAGTACTCGTAAAGTTTCCCCCTTACAAAAAGCTGCGGATGCAGTGGAACTCCAAACTGATGGGATGAATATATCTGAAGTAGCTGCACAAATCATTAATTACTTCCATCAACGCTTATCTCAATGGTAA
- a CDS encoding rare lipoprotein A, with protein sequence MNQRHLWTTVALFVTLTGIPSMGRTQTTIQTAKETHPVSQKSSTGDVVKVGEYQSPTEKQNSDAVITSIHSHSIGGRQAATLYIRNIPVLTFVSSKQVANVETKQGVVGEIGGVQSYALVATNSTKVASTGNVVNSGNQVGSLENDPVQRASVIAAKINQLIEDNVDAKQITVSWKDESKTANQPQDKSSAAQPSDRYTIKIKDQELVEINENTRLADTTNNLAQDALQATNRLRRLIGNASPIDNIANLPVRSPLSLPRLPQQIAVGNIRLTFRGMASFYGYDGSGSMTASGQRFNPEAMTAAHRSLPFGTKVRVTNTSNGRSVIVRINDRGPYIRGRVIDLSTAAARTIGMIGSGVAPVHIEVLGR encoded by the coding sequence ATGAACCAAAGACATTTGTGGACTACTGTCGCCTTGTTTGTGACTCTTACCGGGATACCCTCAATGGGTCGCACTCAAACTACAATTCAAACCGCCAAGGAAACTCATCCAGTTTCCCAAAAATCATCAACTGGTGATGTGGTTAAAGTAGGTGAGTACCAATCCCCTACAGAGAAACAGAACTCGGATGCTGTGATTACAAGCATTCATTCTCACAGTATTGGAGGTCGTCAAGCGGCAACCCTATACATCCGGAATATACCAGTACTCACTTTTGTGAGTTCTAAGCAAGTTGCGAATGTTGAGACAAAACAAGGTGTTGTAGGAGAAATAGGGGGCGTGCAGTCGTACGCCCTTGTTGCTACCAACTCAACTAAAGTGGCAAGTACTGGCAATGTAGTAAATTCTGGGAACCAAGTCGGCTCATTAGAAAATGACCCTGTTCAACGAGCTAGTGTGATAGCAGCTAAAATCAACCAGCTGATTGAAGACAACGTTGATGCCAAGCAGATTACGGTCAGTTGGAAAGATGAGAGCAAAACTGCTAATCAACCCCAAGATAAAAGCTCTGCTGCACAGCCTAGCGATCGCTATACAATCAAAATCAAAGACCAAGAATTGGTGGAAATCAACGAAAATACCCGCCTAGCAGACACCACCAATAACTTGGCACAAGACGCATTACAAGCAACCAACCGCCTACGCAGACTCATTGGTAACGCATCTCCTATTGATAACATTGCTAACTTACCAGTGCGATCGCCATTGTCATTACCAAGACTGCCGCAGCAAATTGCCGTTGGTAATATCAGACTTACCTTTAGAGGCATGGCCTCCTTTTATGGCTATGATGGCTCAGGCAGTATGACTGCTAGTGGCCAGAGATTTAATCCGGAAGCTATGACTGCTGCACATCGCAGTTTGCCTTTTGGGACAAAAGTTCGTGTCACCAACACCAGTAATGGTCGCTCTGTCATAGTACGCATTAATGACCGCGGCCCGTATATCCGTGGCCGAGTCATCGACTTATCTACTGCTGCAGCCCGCACTATCGGCATGATTGGTAGTGGTGTTGCGCCAGTACATATCGAGGTGTTGGGACGATAA
- a CDS encoding glutaminase translates to MAKQANSVDLEIVSSSLLSVLQDLHSKYKSLQEGAVANYIPELAKVNPDLFSICIVTVDGQVYEVGDYQQLFTIQSMSKVFAYGLALEDHGRDYVLTRVGVEPTGEAFNSIVLDERSKRPYNPMVNAGAIATTSLIKGEGATERLNRILEMFRRYTGHDVFVDMSIFTSERSTGHRNRAMAHLMLNFGMIDQNIEEALDLYFKQCAVIVNCHDLAVMAATLANKGINPITGERAVDHQYIKDILSVMYTCGMYNFAGEWAYTVGIPAKSGVCGGIFAVVPNQMGIGVFSPPLDARGNSVRGVEVCQALSQQLCLHLFECGGSSKIGSEE, encoded by the coding sequence ATGGCAAAACAAGCAAATTCAGTAGATTTAGAAATAGTTTCATCATCATTGTTATCTGTTCTCCAAGATTTGCATTCTAAGTACAAGTCTTTGCAAGAGGGTGCAGTCGCAAACTATATTCCAGAATTAGCTAAGGTAAACCCGGATTTATTTAGCATTTGCATCGTGACTGTAGATGGTCAAGTTTACGAAGTTGGAGATTACCAGCAGCTATTTACTATCCAGTCCATGTCTAAAGTCTTTGCTTACGGACTAGCCCTAGAAGATCATGGGCGAGATTATGTATTGACAAGAGTGGGTGTAGAACCAACAGGAGAAGCATTCAACTCAATTGTTTTAGATGAGCGATCAAAGCGACCATATAACCCAATGGTAAATGCTGGAGCGATCGCCACCACCAGCTTAATTAAAGGAGAGGGTGCAACCGAACGCCTCAACCGCATCCTAGAGATGTTCCGCCGCTACACTGGTCATGATGTATTTGTCGATATGTCTATATTTACTTCCGAACGCAGCACCGGACATCGTAACCGTGCAATGGCACACCTGATGCTGAACTTTGGTATGATTGACCAAAATATTGAAGAAGCATTAGACCTTTATTTTAAGCAGTGTGCCGTGATAGTGAATTGTCACGACTTAGCCGTGATGGCCGCGACATTGGCGAACAAAGGAATAAACCCCATCACAGGCGAACGAGCTGTAGACCATCAATATATAAAGGATATTCTCAGCGTTATGTACACCTGTGGAATGTACAACTTTGCTGGCGAATGGGCGTATACAGTCGGTATTCCTGCTAAAAGTGGCGTTTGCGGCGGAATTTTTGCAGTTGTCCCCAATCAAATGGGTATAGGAGTATTTTCGCCACCCTTAGATGCGCGTGGTAACAGTGTTCGTGGAGTCGAAGTCTGTCAAGCACTTTCCCAGCAGTTATGTCTACATCTATTTGAATGTGGCGGTAGCTCAAAAATAGGGAGTGAGGAGTAG
- a CDS encoding addiction module component codes for MHPILKVDISELTISERMQLAEDLWDSILTDSNAVTLSEEQKEELHRQNPNQGSCWEQVKQRLGFAQ; via the coding sequence ATGCACCCTATATTAAAAGTTGATATTTCTGAACTCACCATATCTGAGCGAATGCAGCTTGCAGAAGATTTATGGGACAGCATTCTGACTGATAGTAATGCAGTAACTCTGAGTGAGGAGCAAAAAGAAGAACTGCATCGACAAAACCCAAACCAGGGTTCATGTTGGGAGCAGGTTAAGCAGCGACTTGGTTTTGCTCAATAA
- a CDS encoding acyl-CoA dehydrogenase type 2: protein MKQVVLETFVNQGLETSLSLSDQVKTLSQDFATRAAVHDKDGSFPFENFTALHQAGLLGLTIPRDLGGQDLGLASICQVIEGIACGDASTALVLNMHYLQHAKANRSRSWHPEVYKKVCREAIANSALINAARVEPELGTPARGGLPATTAQKTAQGWLLSGHKQYTTGSPILRYFVVWAKKTEDEPQVGNFLVPRDLPGVQIVETWDHLGMRATGSHDLILENVLIPDEYALDIRPVSIKSPPDPITAVWNSLTLSALYLGVATAARDWLIEYLGDRTPSNLGTPLASLSRFQTAVGEIEALLYANRILIYNLAQELDKGESAPNVELQAQAVKYLSTTNSIRAVEIGLQLIGNPGLTRKNPLERHYRDVLCSRIHTPQNDVICQSLGKAALDM, encoded by the coding sequence ATGAAGCAAGTAGTATTAGAAACCTTTGTCAATCAAGGCTTAGAAACTTCTTTGTCACTTTCTGATCAAGTTAAAACCCTATCGCAAGATTTTGCGACTCGCGCCGCAGTGCATGATAAAGATGGTTCATTTCCTTTTGAAAATTTTACGGCGCTGCATCAAGCGGGACTTTTGGGTTTAACTATTCCCCGTGATTTGGGTGGACAAGATTTAGGGCTGGCTAGTATTTGTCAAGTTATTGAGGGGATAGCCTGTGGTGATGCTTCTACGGCGTTAGTGTTGAACATGCACTATTTACAACACGCTAAAGCTAATCGTAGTCGTTCCTGGCATCCTGAAGTATACAAGAAAGTTTGTCGGGAAGCGATCGCCAACTCCGCCCTCATCAACGCCGCCCGTGTAGAACCAGAGTTAGGTACACCAGCTAGAGGCGGTTTACCAGCAACAACAGCCCAAAAAACAGCACAAGGTTGGTTGTTAAGTGGGCATAAGCAATATACAACAGGTAGTCCAATTCTGCGCTACTTTGTGGTTTGGGCGAAAAAAACCGAAGATGAACCCCAAGTTGGTAATTTTTTAGTTCCTCGTGACTTACCTGGGGTACAAATTGTCGAAACTTGGGATCATTTAGGGATGAGAGCGACTGGGAGTCATGATTTAATTTTAGAAAATGTTCTAATTCCCGATGAATATGCTTTAGATATTCGTCCTGTCTCTATTAAATCACCACCAGATCCCATAACAGCGGTGTGGAATAGTTTGACATTGAGTGCATTGTATTTAGGAGTTGCTACAGCTGCGCGAGACTGGTTAATAGAATATCTTGGCGATCGCACTCCGTCAAATTTGGGAACACCACTCGCCAGTTTGTCACGCTTTCAAACAGCAGTAGGTGAAATCGAAGCACTGCTATATGCTAACCGCATACTAATTTACAACTTGGCACAAGAACTTGATAAAGGTGAGTCTGCACCTAATGTAGAATTACAAGCACAAGCTGTAAAATATCTCAGCACAACTAATTCAATCCGTGCTGTAGAAATTGGTTTGCAACTTATTGGTAATCCAGGATTAACAAGAAAGAATCCCTTAGAACGACACTATCGTGACGTTTTATGCAGCCGTATTCACACGCCACAAAATGACGTGATTTGTCAATCATTAGGGAAAGCTGCATTAGATATGTAA
- a CDS encoding ABC transporter-like protein, translating to MTEPLIELKGVSKSFGNNKVLDNVDLTIYRGEALGIIGPSGTGKSTILRVIAGLTNPDEGEIYVQGVRREGLIEDSADPIGIGMVFQQAALFDSLNVDENVGFLLYQNSKLPRSQIQALVKEKLDMVGLPGISHLYPSELSGGMRKRVSFARAIMSNPENPKEGPEVLLYDEPTAGLDPIASTVIEDLIRDLQSMHGVCSTYAIVTHQDSTIRRTADRLVFLYQGRVQWQGTVNDMDSTDHPLIRQFVSGSVQGPIQVVG from the coding sequence ATGACTGAACCACTAATTGAACTGAAAGGCGTTTCTAAGTCCTTTGGTAACAATAAGGTTTTAGATAATGTGGATTTGACAATTTACCGAGGCGAAGCACTAGGAATTATCGGCCCTTCCGGGACTGGGAAATCAACAATTTTGCGAGTAATAGCGGGACTAACTAACCCGGATGAGGGCGAAATCTATGTCCAAGGAGTCCGGCGTGAAGGGTTGATAGAAGATAGTGCTGACCCCATTGGTATTGGGATGGTGTTTCAGCAAGCGGCGTTATTTGATTCTTTGAATGTGGATGAGAACGTGGGATTTTTACTGTATCAAAATTCCAAGTTACCGCGATCGCAGATTCAAGCACTAGTCAAAGAAAAATTAGACATGGTTGGTCTACCAGGAATCAGTCATCTCTACCCTTCCGAACTTTCTGGCGGGATGCGAAAACGGGTGAGTTTTGCCCGTGCGATTATGTCTAACCCCGAAAATCCCAAAGAAGGGCCAGAAGTTTTACTTTACGATGAACCGACCGCCGGACTAGACCCGATTGCTTCGACAGTTATTGAAGACTTGATTCGTGATTTACAAAGTATGCACGGAGTTTGTAGTACTTATGCCATTGTTACCCACCAAGATAGTACGATTCGCCGGACAGCTGATAGACTAGTGTTTCTCTACCAAGGTAGAGTGCAGTGGCAAGGTACAGTTAATGACATGGATAGCACTGACCACCCATTAATTAGACAATTTGTGAGTGGGAGCGTGCAAGGGCCGATTCAGGTTGTTGGTTAG
- a CDS encoding amine oxidase, with the protein MTMDKVQMTNNDVIVIGSGIGGLCAAALLARYGKRVIVCESHTIAGGAAHSFKRRGFEFDSGPSFYCGLSGTHSLNPVKQILDVLGESLQVIPYDPLGHYHFPEASIAIYSNFQRLHQELQTITPQGAAEFQNFAARLLGLYEGMKDIPTLALRADWQVIFVLLNYARSLVKMLPYLPLVQSSVGTVMDAAVKDPWVRRLIDVECFLLSGLKAHGTIAPEVAFMLGERGRGVEYPVGGSAAIVNALVRGLERWGGKLRLGCHVEQILVESGKAVGVRLKNGEILSAPIVISNATIWDTYNQLLRPEDLPTAYRQTALHTPTVDSFIHLHLGIRGEGLENLTGHHVVVHDSAQDITTPGNTCMISIPSVWDATLAPEGHHVVHAYTLEPFAGWERNNNYEQQKKEKAQTLYHALERIIPDIRERVVLELIGTPLTHSHYLRRYQGTYGPAIAAGKGMFPSTHTPISGLYRVGDSTMPGIGVPAVAASGILCANSLVERSQTVELLAELK; encoded by the coding sequence ATGACAATGGACAAAGTACAAATGACAAACAACGATGTCATAGTTATCGGTAGCGGTATTGGCGGGTTATGTGCTGCGGCGTTGCTTGCGCGGTATGGCAAGCGGGTAATTGTCTGTGAAAGCCATACAATTGCCGGTGGTGCAGCCCATAGCTTTAAACGACGAGGATTTGAATTTGATTCTGGCCCCTCTTTTTATTGTGGACTCTCAGGAACCCATAGTTTGAACCCGGTAAAACAAATTCTGGATGTTCTAGGGGAATCCCTTCAAGTTATACCTTATGATCCTTTAGGACACTACCATTTTCCTGAAGCTAGTATTGCAATTTACAGCAATTTTCAAAGATTGCATCAGGAGTTACAAACAATTACACCCCAAGGTGCAGCAGAGTTTCAGAATTTTGCCGCTCGGTTGTTAGGCTTGTATGAGGGGATGAAAGATATACCTACTTTGGCTTTACGGGCTGATTGGCAGGTAATTTTTGTATTACTGAATTATGCGCGATCGCTAGTTAAAATGTTACCGTATTTGCCTTTGGTGCAGTCTTCTGTCGGCACTGTTATGGATGCCGCTGTCAAAGACCCTTGGGTACGCAGACTCATCGATGTAGAATGTTTTCTACTTTCTGGCTTAAAGGCACATGGCACAATTGCTCCAGAAGTCGCTTTTATGTTAGGTGAACGTGGGCGTGGTGTAGAGTATCCGGTTGGAGGTAGTGCAGCAATTGTCAATGCTTTAGTACGTGGCTTAGAACGCTGGGGTGGTAAGTTACGCTTAGGCTGTCACGTTGAGCAAATTCTTGTGGAATCTGGCAAAGCTGTAGGTGTGCGGTTAAAAAACGGCGAAATTCTGTCAGCACCGATTGTTATTTCCAACGCCACAATTTGGGATACTTACAATCAACTATTGCGTCCTGAAGATTTACCCACAGCTTACCGTCAAACTGCACTACATACACCCACGGTTGATAGTTTCATCCATTTACATTTGGGTATTCGTGGCGAGGGACTAGAAAATCTAACAGGACATCATGTTGTAGTTCACGACTCTGCCCAAGATATCACCACACCAGGTAATACTTGCATGATTTCCATTCCTAGTGTGTGGGATGCAACTCTCGCACCAGAAGGGCATCATGTAGTTCATGCTTACACCCTGGAACCGTTTGCTGGCTGGGAACGAAATAATAATTATGAACAGCAGAAAAAAGAGAAAGCCCAAACTTTATACCACGCCTTAGAGCGAATTATCCCCGATATTCGAGAACGTGTAGTGTTAGAACTTATCGGGACACCATTAACTCATAGCCATTATTTACGAAGATATCAGGGAACCTATGGCCCGGCTATTGCTGCGGGTAAAGGGATGTTTCCGAGTACACACACGCCAATTTCCGGTTTATATCGTGTCGGTGATAGCACCATGCCAGGAATTGGTGTACCAGCAGTTGCCGCTTCTGGTATTTTATGTGCAAATAGCTTGGTGGAGCGATCGCAAACAGTAGAATTATTAGCAGAACTGAAATAA
- a CDS encoding ribose-5-phosphate isomerase A has translation MTATDPVKLMKQEVGKAAALLVKSGSIVGLGTGSTTAYTIQYLGDRLKSGELKDIVGIPTSFQSEVLAKEYGVPLTTLDAVDHIDIAIDGADEVDPQKNLIKGGGAAHTREKVVDYLASQFIVVVDSGKLVDRLGSVFAVPVEVIPMAITPVTNAIKQLGGKPELRMGIKKAGPVITDQGNFVLDVRFDSIDDPVNLEKILNNIPGVLENGIFVNCADVVLVGEVIDGQPVVRQL, from the coding sequence ATGACCGCAACAGATCCTGTAAAGTTAATGAAGCAAGAGGTTGGTAAAGCTGCTGCCCTACTAGTAAAATCAGGTTCAATTGTCGGTTTAGGTACGGGTTCAACAACAGCTTATACAATTCAGTATTTAGGCGATCGCCTCAAATCTGGTGAACTTAAAGATATTGTGGGTATTCCTACTTCTTTTCAATCAGAAGTATTAGCCAAGGAATATGGTGTACCTCTCACCACTTTGGATGCTGTTGACCACATCGATATCGCTATTGATGGTGCAGATGAAGTTGACCCCCAAAAGAATTTGATTAAAGGCGGCGGTGCAGCACATACCCGCGAAAAAGTGGTAGATTACTTAGCCAGTCAATTCATTGTTGTAGTAGACAGTGGTAAGTTAGTTGACCGTTTAGGTTCTGTGTTTGCAGTACCCGTAGAAGTTATCCCAATGGCAATTACTCCTGTTACCAATGCCATTAAGCAACTTGGCGGTAAACCAGAACTACGTATGGGTATCAAAAAAGCTGGGCCAGTCATCACAGACCAAGGCAACTTTGTCCTTGATGTCAGATTTGACTCCATTGACGACCCAGTGAATTTAGAAAAAATCCTCAATAACATTCCTGGCGTTTTAGAAAACGGTATCTTCGTCAACTGTGCAGATGTCGTTTTAGTTGGCGAAGTTATAGACGGTCAGCCAGTAGTTAGGCAGTTGTAA
- a CDS encoding glutaredoxin 2 — translation MRLILYSKPGCHLCEGLQEKLEQILETQNFTTVELEIRDITTREDWLLAYQYEVPVLVLANLPGAEAFEQPLPRPSPRANVQQIQQMLCKYLSNIKKNDAE, via the coding sequence ATGCGATTGATTTTATACAGTAAACCCGGTTGTCATCTGTGCGAGGGCTTACAGGAAAAATTAGAACAAATTTTAGAGACACAAAATTTTACTACTGTAGAGTTAGAGATTCGTGACATTACAACTCGTGAAGATTGGTTACTGGCTTATCAATATGAAGTCCCAGTGCTGGTTTTAGCCAATCTCCCCGGTGCGGAAGCTTTTGAACAACCTCTACCGCGTCCTTCTCCCCGTGCAAATGTCCAGCAAATTCAGCAAATGTTGTGTAAGTATTTATCCAATATCAAAAAAAATGATGCAGAATAA